ATGGACCGGAACGCCCTCCTGGCCTGCCTCGGCCGTCTCGACCCCAAGCACCGGGACTGCGTCGTGCTGGCCTATTGCGAAGGGCAATCTCGGGAGGAGTTGGCGCGGCACTTCGACCGGCCGGTCAACACCATCAAGACTTGGCTGCACCGGTCACTCGCAGGCCTCAAGTCCTGCCTGGAGGCTGTCTCGTGACCGGCAGCGGCCAGCCCGGCATGGACCCGACGTCCGAGCATGACATGCGCGCGGCCGAGTACGCCCTCGGGACACTCGACGCGCGGGAGCGGGCGGCGCTGGAGCGCGAGGCGAGCCAAGACCCCGGCACAGCCAGCCGCATCCGCGAGTGGGAGCGGCGCCTGGCGCCGCTGATGGAGGCCGTGCCACCCGTGGCGTCGCCGCCGCGGGTCCGCGAAGCGCTGCTGCGCGCGCTGCCAGACGCGACCGACGTAGCGCGAGGTGAACTTCGCCGCCTGTGGCGGCAGGTGAGGCGCTGGCGGATCGCCGCGGCAGGGTCAGGCCTGCTCGCCGCGGGCCTCGCGCTGTTCGTGGCAGTCGGCCCGTCACGAACCCCGGCGGGAGGGCGCTATCTGGCTGTCGTGCAGGGAGGCGGGGCGCTGCCGGCGCTGATCGTGCGTGTCGACACGCAGACCGGCCTCGCAGAAGTCAGGCCCGTCGGTGCCGACGCGCCCGCCGGGCGGAGTCTGGAATTGTGGTACGTCGGCGCAGGAGGGGCAAAGCCACTCGGCCTCGTCGGAACGGCGCCGAGTCAGGTGAGGCTCCCGCAGGACACCGCACCGGACGGGGTAATCGCGGTCTCGGTCGAGCCGCCCGGAGGCTCACCGAGCGGCCAACCCACGGGTCCGGTGATCTACACCGGCAAGCTCATCGCCGAATGACCGGGCGCGGCGGGCACGCCTGCCGGCGCTCGCGTGATCTGAAAGGCCACGCGCTGTCGAAGCCCGCAGCCCTCACGGGCCGCGGGCACTGCGCGTTACGGCATCAGCACGGCGTTGATGACGTGGATGACGCCGTTCGACTGCATGACGTTCGGGATGGTCACCGTGGCGGTGTTGCCCTTCTGGTCGGTGACGAGAACCTTCTTGCCCTGCACCTCGACGGCGAGTGGTTCGCCCTCGACGGTGGTCAGCACGCCCTGTCCACCACCCTTCTTGGCCAGCGCCATCAGGTCCTTGGCGGTGTAGACACCCGGGACCACGTGATTGGTCAGGATCTTCGTCAGCGTCGCCTTGTTCTGCGGCTGCACGAGGCTTTCCACCGTGCCCGGCGGCAGCTTGGCGAAGGCGGCGTTGGTCGGGGCGAACACCGTGAACGGGCCCAGGCCGTTCAGCGTATCGACGAGGCCCGCGGCCTTCACGGCAGCGACGAGGGTGGTGTGATCCTTCGAATTGACCGCGTTCTCGACGATGGTCTTCTGGGCGTACATCGGCGCCCCGCCGACCATCGGGTTCTTGGCGTAGGCCGCGCCGCTGGCTCCGAGGCTGAGCGCGAGGGTCAGGGCGAGCGCCTGGGCCGTGCGGCGGCCGGTGTTCTGAGTGAGCATCGTCTTTCCTTCAGTCCGAACCCCGATGAACGGGGCAGTGTGGGCCCATACGAGGCCATCGGAGAGAAAGTTTCGCGGGATGAAGGCAAACGGCTGGGAGGCGATCGCCTCTGCTCCCATTCCGTCTGGACGAACCTGACATCGCCACAGACGGCGATTTTCAGCATCTGTCTTTGGTTCAAGGATCACGGTCCGAATGTCATCCCGAGCCGAAGTTGCCGGAAGGCTGACGAACGGCCGCTTTTGTACCGCCTGCGGATTGTGAGACACCGATCTGAAGCCTACGCGGCAATGGCCGCGGGTGGTAGCTGCGCAGCGCGGATATCGGCCGGTGGCCGGAACCCGTGTCGCTCGATCAGCCAAGTCTCATTGTAGAGATCCCGGAACGCCAGCAGGCCGTGGCGCAGATCCTCGACCGTATCGAAGTGCTCGACCCACAACAGGTTCTCCTTGAGGGTGCGGATGAAGCGCTCGGCGCAGCCATTCCCCTCCGGGGCGCGCACGAAGGCGGGCGAACTCGCGATGCCTAGGAACGCGAGCTCCGCCTGGAAGGCGTCCGCCATGTACTGGCTTCCGTGATCGTGCCGGACGCTCAGGCCGGAAGCGATCTCGGCCGCGAAGCCGCCGAAGCGCTGCCGCACCCCTTGGCGGATCGGCTCCAGCGCCTCGAAGCGCGTGGCCCGGCGGGCCGCATGGATGCCCACGCACTCGGCCGAGCAGTGATCGATGGCCACGAACACCGCGACCTGCCCCTCGGCCGTCCAGGTGGTGGTCAGGTCGGTGCCCCACATCGTGTCGACCCTGTCCGGGATGATGGTGCCGTCGTGGTTGCGCGGACCGCGCGGCGTACCGACCCGCGTGGGGGCCAACAGGTCGTGGGCGCGCATCAGGCGCAGCACCCGGCGCTTGGAGGTGCGCACGCCCTTCATGCGCAGCCGTGCCCAGACCTTGCGATGGCCTTCGCCGTGGAAGGGGCTGTCGGCCAGGATGGCGCGGATCCGCATGAGCAGTGCGGCATCCGGCATCGCCCCGACCGGGCCGGGCCGCCGCGCGGGATCGGACCCGGCCTCCGATCCGAGCCCTGAGCGGGGCGGTGAGAGATGCCGGTGGACGGTGGCGCGCGACACGCGCCAGATCCGGCACACCCGAGCCAGCCCGTAGACGCTGCCGCTGGCCGGCGAGACGGTCCGGCTCATGGCCGCGACCGCCTGCGGGCCAAAGGGCCGGCGCCACGCGCCTCCAGGGCGGCGACCTTGGCCTCCAGCAGCTCGCGCTCAAGCAGCATCTCGCCGAGCTTGGCCTTGAGACGCCCGCTCTCCAGCGCGTCCGCATCGAGGGGCCGGGTGGACAGGCTGGCCTCGCCCGCCGCCAGGAAAGCATCGCGCCAGCCCGACAAGGTCGCCGCCGTCACGCCCAGGCCGCGCGAGACGCTCTCCAGGTCCTCACCACGCAGAAGCCGCAACACCGCGTCCCGCTTGCGCTGCCTGGACATGCGCCCACCCCGGCCAAGTCCGACCGCACCGGCAACCGCTCCTGTAGTCGTCGTCATCGTTCTCACCCCTGAGGCGGAGACCGTCCGCTAACGGGGTGTCTCAAGCAACCGTGGGGCGGAGGACTTTGGAGAAGCGCCGACGGCGGTCCGGGCGGCCGGGTAGGGTGGTTTTCCGTCGGTCTGCTATTGATCGGCAGCAGGGGAGAGCGGACATCGCGCCGCGCCTGCTTCCTACTGTCAACCGAAGACCAAGGGGCAGTCGGCCGCGACCTCGGCGGTTATTGCCTTCAGCCTCCAACGACCGGGGCACATCTTGAGAGGCTGAATGTCAGGCAAGCCGACCCGGGGGCGCCCGCTGCCTGATCACTGTGTCCGCGAGGTAGGGACCGGTGCCACCGCGAGCGCCTGCGCGACGTGGCGGAGCTTGTCGGGATTGCGGGTAATGTAGATCGCGGTGATTTGGCCGTCCTCGATGGCGAGCGCAGTTGTTTGGAGAACGTCGCCGCGTTCGCGGCTGATATAGCCGGGCAAGCCGTCGATCCAGACGGGTTCGAGTATCTGCGCCCAGCCTTGCCCCCATTTGCGCCGCACACCCTCGAACATGCGCAGGAGGCGGTCCAATCCAGTGATGGGGTTGATGAAGGCCAAAACCTTGCCGCCGCCATCGGAGCGCAGCACCGCATTCTCGGCGAGAAGTGTACGCAGCGCTGCGGTGTCGCCGCTGGTGGATGCCGCGAAGAAGGCCTGTGCAATCCGCTCGCCCTCTTCGCGCTCTACGGGGAAGCGCGGACGCGCAGCCTCCACGTTCCGCCGTGCCCGGACGGCGAGTTGGCGCACGGCCGCCGCCTCCCGGTCAAGCGTGTCTGCCACCTCGCCGAGCGGCACGCCGAAGACGTCGTGGAGGAGAAATGCCGCCCGCTCGAGCGGCGACAGACGCTCCAGCGCCATCATCAGCGTCAGCGTTAGGTCATCTTTGTCCAGCCCATCCTCCTGGTTCTCGACGAGTGGATCGGGCAGCCAAGCGCCGACGTAGGTCTCCCGGCGGGCGCGGGCCGACTTCATCTCGTCGAGGCAGAGGCGCGTAACGATGCGCGCGAGGAACGGATAGGGAGCAGAGACCTTCGTCTGGTCCACCGCCACCCAGCGCAGCCAGGCATTCTGCACGACATCCTCCGCTTCGCTGCGCGAGCCAAGCATGCGGTAGGCGATGCGCAACAGCCGCGCGCGATGGACCTCGAAGGTCGCCGTGGCAATTTCGGCCTGCGACATGGCCCGTTCCTCGTAAACGAAGCCGGTTGAGCGAATGTGGATGACCATCGGCTATCCTCGCCGCCTTGAACAGCTGAGTTCCCGCGCCGCCGCTGTTAGGGTCGGTCCGGCGTCGTCAACACCCGGTCAGCCGTGTCCACGACGAAGACGGCGAGGAGCTTGGAGGGCTCGATGTCGCTGGCATTAGCGCTGACACCGTGGTGATCACCGGGCATTTCGACAAAGCTCTCCCCGACGCGGAAGACTTTCTCCGGGCCGTCGTTGATCCGGCTGCGCACCTCGCCCTCGATCACAGTTGCCGTGATGAAGGCAGATGCGGCGTGGGTGTGGGACGGTGAGGACCCGCCCGGACCGTACTCGACGAGGACGCCGCGCAGGCTCTTGCCGGGAACTGAAGGTAGTGGATGGTCAAA
This genomic window from Methylobacterium oryzae contains:
- a CDS encoding anti-sigma factor: MTGSGQPGMDPTSEHDMRAAEYALGTLDARERAALEREASQDPGTASRIREWERRLAPLMEAVPPVASPPRVREALLRALPDATDVARGELRRLWRQVRRWRIAAAGSGLLAAGLALFVAVGPSRTPAGGRYLAVVQGGGALPALIVRVDTQTGLAEVRPVGADAPAGRSLELWYVGAGGAKPLGLVGTAPSQVRLPQDTAPDGVIAVSVEPPGGSPSGQPTGPVIYTGKLIAE
- a CDS encoding fasciclin domain-containing protein, with the protein product MLTQNTGRRTAQALALTLALSLGASGAAYAKNPMVGGAPMYAQKTIVENAVNSKDHTTLVAAVKAAGLVDTLNGLGPFTVFAPTNAAFAKLPPGTVESLVQPQNKATLTKILTNHVVPGVYTAKDLMALAKKGGGQGVLTTVEGEPLAVEVQGKKVLVTDQKGNTATVTIPNVMQSNGVIHVINAVLMP
- a CDS encoding IS3 family transposase (programmed frameshift), with product MTTTTGAVAGAVGLGRGGRMSRQRKRDAVLRLLRGEDLESVSRGLGVTAATLSGWRDAFLAAGEASLSTRPLDADALESGRLKAKLGEMLLERELLEAKVAALEARGAGPFGPQAVAAMSRTVSPASGSVYGLARVCRIWRVSRATVHRHLSPPRSGLGSEAGSDPARRPGPVGAMPDAALLMRIRAILADSPFHGEGHRKVWARLRMKGVRTSKRRVLRLMRAHDLLAPTRVGTPRGPRNHDGTIIPDRVDTMWGTDLTTTWTAEGQVAVFVAIDHCSAECVGIHAARRATRFEALEPIRQGVRQRFGGFAAEIASGLSVRHDHGSQYMADAFQAELAFLGIASSPAFVRAPEGNGCAERFIRTLKENLLWVEHFDTVEDLRHGLLAFRDLYNETWLIERHGFRPPADIRAAQLPPAAIAA
- a CDS encoding sigma-70 family RNA polymerase sigma factor, which translates into the protein MSQAEIATATFEVHRARLLRIAYRMLGSRSEAEDVVQNAWLRWVAVDQTKVSAPYPFLARIVTRLCLDEMKSARARRETYVGAWLPDPLVENQEDGLDKDDLTLTLMMALERLSPLERAAFLLHDVFGVPLGEVADTLDREAAAVRQLAVRARRNVEAARPRFPVEREEGERIAQAFFAASTSGDTAALRTLLAENAVLRSDGGGKVLAFINPITGLDRLLRMFEGVRRKWGQGWAQILEPVWIDGLPGYISRERGDVLQTTALAIEDGQITAIYITRNPDKLRHVAQALAVAPVPTSRTQ
- a CDS encoding cupin domain-containing protein yields the protein MFRAFLLGALVAVSVVPAIAADVARGEARVTTIFDHPLPSVPGKSLRGVLVEYGPGGSSPSHTHAASAFITATVIEGEVRSRINDGPEKVFRVGESFVEMPGDHHGVSANASDIEPSKLLAVFVVDTADRVLTTPDRP